One genomic segment of Caballeronia sp. TF1N1 includes these proteins:
- the atzF gene encoding allophanate hydrolase translates to MSHDPLSGVYALIESYRQGSTDPIAMIEEVLRRLDASNRPEVWLLRVPQADLRARAASLAHELAEEGGAIFERKPLLGVPFAVKDNIDVAGLTTTAACPAFAYTPQETAFAVQRLLDAGAVLIGKTNLDQFATGLVGTRSPFGAVRQVDHDAYISGGSSSGSAIAVAAGIVAFSLGTDTAGSGRVPAGFNGLVGLKPTLGLVSKRGVVPACKSLDTISIFAHDVADAWHVLSTMAAFDAADGYSRRIPSLPVLPLAPQALRVAIPDTLQFFGDTVAADAFAATLEKLALKPSTFAFAPMQQVAALLYDGPWVAERRAALGDFFETNHDEIDPVVAKVIGKADNFSAADAFDGQYELARLKRHAEALFESVDVLIVPTTPTHPTIDEVRTNPIEVNSRLGLYTNFVNLLDLCALAVPGIPRADGLPAGITLIAPAGADQRLAMLGAQFEGMQKQDAVAAKPLPFNEPTVQLAVVGAHLRGMPLEWQMRKAGARFVEATTTSANYQLFALANTQPPKPGLVRVNTAGQAGQAIAIELWDMPVRTFGAFVEAIPAPLGIGSIETADGRIVKGFICEPLAVTAESGARDITRFCGWRAWLDSQTSNDPTTQE, encoded by the coding sequence ATGTCCCACGACCCGCTTTCAGGCGTGTACGCGCTTATCGAATCGTATAGGCAAGGCAGCACTGATCCGATCGCCATGATCGAAGAAGTGCTGCGCAGGCTCGATGCAAGCAACCGGCCCGAAGTCTGGCTGCTGCGCGTGCCTCAGGCCGACCTTCGTGCGCGCGCCGCGAGCCTTGCGCATGAACTCGCCGAAGAGGGCGGCGCGATCTTCGAGCGCAAGCCGCTTCTTGGCGTGCCCTTCGCGGTGAAGGACAACATCGACGTGGCAGGCTTGACCACCACCGCCGCGTGCCCCGCATTTGCTTATACGCCGCAAGAGACGGCGTTCGCCGTGCAGCGTTTGCTCGATGCGGGCGCGGTGCTTATCGGCAAGACCAATCTCGATCAGTTTGCAACGGGCCTCGTCGGTACGCGTTCGCCTTTCGGCGCGGTACGTCAGGTCGATCACGACGCATACATCTCGGGCGGATCGAGCTCGGGTTCGGCGATAGCGGTCGCGGCGGGCATCGTCGCGTTCTCGCTTGGAACCGATACAGCGGGCTCCGGCCGTGTGCCAGCAGGCTTTAACGGTCTCGTCGGTCTCAAGCCGACGCTGGGTCTCGTCAGCAAGCGCGGTGTGGTGCCAGCATGCAAGAGCCTCGATACGATCTCGATCTTCGCGCATGACGTAGCCGACGCCTGGCACGTCCTCTCGACGATGGCCGCGTTCGACGCAGCCGATGGCTATTCGCGCCGCATTCCTTCCTTGCCGGTTTTGCCGCTTGCGCCGCAAGCCTTGCGCGTCGCCATTCCCGACACGCTGCAATTCTTCGGCGATACCGTTGCCGCCGATGCCTTCGCCGCGACACTAGAAAAGCTCGCGCTCAAGCCGTCGACGTTCGCCTTTGCGCCAATGCAGCAAGTCGCTGCGCTGCTTTACGACGGTCCGTGGGTCGCCGAACGGCGCGCCGCGTTAGGCGACTTCTTCGAGACGAATCACGACGAGATCGACCCGGTGGTCGCAAAGGTGATCGGCAAGGCCGACAACTTCAGCGCCGCCGATGCCTTCGACGGCCAGTATGAACTTGCACGCTTGAAGCGCCACGCCGAAGCGCTCTTCGAAAGCGTGGACGTGTTGATCGTGCCGACCACGCCGACGCATCCAACCATCGATGAAGTGCGCACGAACCCTATCGAAGTGAATAGCCGTCTCGGGCTTTACACGAACTTCGTCAACCTGCTCGATCTGTGCGCGCTCGCGGTGCCGGGCATCCCGCGCGCCGATGGCTTGCCCGCCGGCATCACGCTGATCGCGCCCGCTGGCGCTGATCAGCGGCTCGCCATGCTCGGTGCGCAGTTCGAAGGCATGCAGAAGCAAGATGCCGTTGCAGCGAAGCCATTGCCGTTCAACGAGCCGACCGTGCAGCTTGCGGTGGTTGGCGCGCATCTACGCGGCATGCCGCTCGAATGGCAGATGCGCAAGGCCGGCGCGCGCTTCGTCGAAGCGACGACGACCTCGGCTAACTATCAGCTCTTCGCGCTTGCGAACACGCAGCCGCCGAAGCCGGGCCTCGTGCGCGTGAATACTGCGGGGCAAGCCGGGCAGGCCATTGCCATCGAACTATGGGACATGCCCGTGCGCACCTTCGGCGCGTTCGTCGAAGCGATTCCGGCGCCGCTTGGCATTGGCAGCATCGAGACGGCGGATGGCCGCATCGTCAAAGGCTTCATCTGCGAACCGCTTGCCGTCACTGCCGAAAGCGGCGCGCGCGACATCACGCGTTTTTGCGGCTGGCGCGCCTGGCTCGACAGTCAAACCTCCAACGACCCAACCACACAGGAATAG
- a CDS encoding FAD-dependent monooxygenase, with product MPDTIDVLIAGAGPVGLLLATELRRDGIEARVIDARANRAFFVKALGVTARTLEVFDDLGIAREAIDAGVWLTGADTYKDGTLAFSVEVPREGLPYGALSLAQYETERILEAAFARMGGHVHYGTTLIDFDDTGDSVLARMQDADGTMREIRCRWLVGCDGARSTVRHHLNVPFEGGQYPQTFMLADLDVDWHVQHGPMLRFNLSAVEGVRGATTIAALPVRGSARRYRLSMILGDDDAARLVNETAPAFADVERIMLPLLPPGTRLSSMRWSSVYRVSHRIAQKYTSGRVFLAGDAAHIHPPVGGQGMNTGLQDAHNLAWKLALVARGIANEALLSSYEAERRPVGLDVVEATSRALNTVLVHGEVRPAMRETQLLVGYRGSAIVADANDEINAQIAPGLPAPGDRVPECGGLAEAFVGHAVRLRDHIGRGRHTLIGYLDHDMNGDSRESFDAAFQTWRDMLGDAGNAVLITAGKSPECSETYAVLADAAGEFAALFGPRSGMIWALRPDGHIGFRGASATTLESWLTTMLGSPRRA from the coding sequence ATGCCCGATACCATCGACGTTCTTATCGCCGGCGCGGGACCTGTCGGTCTCCTCCTTGCAACCGAACTGCGCCGCGACGGCATCGAAGCACGAGTGATAGACGCGCGCGCCAACCGCGCGTTCTTCGTAAAGGCGTTGGGCGTGACCGCGCGCACGCTCGAAGTCTTCGACGATCTGGGCATCGCGCGTGAAGCCATCGATGCGGGCGTCTGGCTCACTGGCGCCGATACTTATAAAGACGGCACGCTGGCCTTCAGCGTCGAAGTGCCGCGCGAGGGCCTGCCTTATGGCGCACTCTCACTCGCGCAATATGAAACCGAGCGCATTCTGGAAGCGGCATTCGCGCGTATGGGCGGGCACGTGCACTACGGGACAACCCTCATCGATTTCGACGATACCGGCGACAGCGTCCTCGCTCGCATGCAAGACGCCGACGGCACCATGCGTGAAATCCGCTGCCGGTGGCTGGTCGGTTGCGACGGCGCACGCAGCACCGTGCGGCATCATCTGAACGTACCGTTCGAAGGCGGGCAGTATCCGCAGACGTTCATGCTCGCCGATCTCGATGTCGACTGGCACGTTCAGCACGGACCGATGCTGCGTTTCAACCTGTCCGCAGTGGAAGGCGTTCGTGGTGCGACGACGATTGCCGCGCTGCCGGTGCGCGGTTCGGCCCGCCGTTATCGCCTCTCCATGATCCTCGGCGACGACGATGCCGCGCGCCTCGTCAATGAAACCGCGCCCGCGTTCGCCGACGTAGAACGCATCATGCTGCCGTTACTTCCGCCGGGAACGAGGCTTTCGTCGATGCGGTGGTCGTCCGTGTACCGCGTGAGTCATCGCATTGCGCAAAAGTACACGAGCGGACGCGTGTTCCTTGCGGGCGATGCCGCGCACATTCATCCGCCCGTCGGGGGCCAGGGCATGAATACAGGCTTGCAGGATGCGCACAATCTCGCGTGGAAACTCGCGCTCGTGGCGCGCGGTATCGCGAACGAAGCACTGTTGTCGAGCTACGAAGCCGAACGTCGGCCGGTCGGACTGGATGTGGTCGAAGCAACGAGCCGCGCCTTGAACACCGTGCTCGTGCATGGCGAAGTGCGGCCCGCGATGCGCGAAACACAGTTGCTCGTCGGATATCGTGGCAGTGCAATCGTGGCGGATGCAAACGACGAGATCAACGCGCAGATTGCGCCCGGCCTACCCGCGCCTGGGGATCGCGTACCGGAATGCGGCGGGCTCGCTGAAGCGTTCGTCGGGCATGCCGTGCGGCTGCGCGACCATATCGGTCGCGGGCGGCATACGCTCATCGGGTATCTGGATCACGACATGAACGGCGACTCACGCGAATCGTTCGACGCAGCGTTTCAAACGTGGCGCGACATGCTGGGTGACGCAGGCAATGCGGTGCTGATTACTGCGGGAAAATCGCCTGAATGCAGCGAGACGTACGCCGTTCTCGCAGATGCGGCGGGTGAATTCGCGGCTTTGTTCGGCCCGCGCAGCGGCATGATCTGGGCCCTGCGTCCAGATGGTCATATCGGTTTCAGAGGCGCTAGCGCGACGACGCTTGAATCATGGCTCACCACAATGCTCGGAAGCCCGCGGCGCGCGTGA
- a CDS encoding PIG-L deacetylase family protein — MPEMRSRVLLVSPHLDDAVFGCGALLAASNETIVCNVFTGSPEEDLTTDWDQHCGFSSAHEAMHTRIDEDERALGLLSARSVNLGFLDSQYVPHAPESAKPTRAAIRDALLHVVREYRPDLLLIPLGLFHSDHALTHFAACDAWLEHPALACIGYEEGLYRRMRGLVQRRLVDLHGIGIDATPYEAAATNPADAERAHAAKRNAVQAYTSQLKAFGPGGYDDVFLPERYWTLERSEDGR; from the coding sequence ATGCCTGAAATGCGCTCCCGTGTTCTCCTGGTCTCGCCACATCTCGACGACGCCGTCTTCGGTTGCGGCGCCCTGCTCGCTGCATCCAACGAGACTATCGTCTGCAATGTCTTCACCGGCAGCCCCGAAGAAGATTTGACGACGGACTGGGACCAGCATTGCGGTTTCAGTAGCGCTCACGAAGCGATGCACACACGCATCGACGAGGACGAGCGGGCGCTCGGATTGCTAAGCGCGCGTTCAGTCAATCTCGGCTTTCTCGATTCGCAATATGTGCCGCATGCGCCGGAGTCGGCAAAACCGACGCGCGCGGCGATTCGCGATGCACTGCTGCATGTCGTGCGCGAATATCGCCCTGATCTTCTGCTGATTCCACTCGGCCTGTTCCATTCGGACCATGCGCTTACGCACTTTGCCGCTTGCGATGCATGGCTCGAACATCCCGCGCTCGCCTGCATCGGCTATGAGGAAGGGTTATATCGGCGAATGCGCGGTCTGGTGCAGCGGCGTCTCGTCGATCTGCACGGCATCGGCATCGATGCAACGCCTTACGAAGCCGCCGCGACGAATCCCGCGGATGCCGAACGCGCGCATGCAGCCAAGAGAAACGCCGTGCAGGCTTATACGAGCCAACTGAAGGCCTTCGGCCCCGGCGGATATGACGACGTTTTTCTTCCTGAGCGCTACTGGACGCTCGAACGTAGCGAGGATGGCCGATGA
- a CDS encoding glycosyltransferase family 2 protein — protein sequence MSAHDVSSVRLSVVVLTYNRADVVLRTIAKLAALPDPVRIVVVDNASSDNTARRIAEKFPSVDLVIASKNMGAAGRNLGVARVQTEYVAFCDDDTWWQAGSLSRAVQILDASPRVAVLSARVVVGDAESTDETCERMRVSPLGSHGLPGPALIGFMAGASVFRTSVYREMGGYEPKLFIGGEESLLALDILSSGHALVYADELVLHHHPSEIRDSALRRRLLARNEAWVAWLRLPLAEALRSSLNAFFIMRRERTLLRDSLAMLRGLPWALSKRRVVARSVLLMRAVVRDDDRRRSSTASAI from the coding sequence ATGAGCGCGCACGACGTCTCGTCCGTACGCCTTAGCGTTGTCGTCCTTACCTATAATCGTGCCGATGTCGTACTGCGCACGATCGCAAAACTTGCCGCCCTGCCCGATCCCGTTCGTATCGTGGTGGTCGACAATGCCTCCTCCGATAATACGGCCCGCCGTATTGCAGAAAAATTTCCCTCGGTCGATCTCGTGATTGCGTCCAAAAACATGGGCGCGGCTGGACGCAATCTCGGCGTGGCGCGTGTACAGACCGAATACGTTGCCTTCTGCGATGACGACACCTGGTGGCAAGCTGGCTCGCTCTCACGCGCAGTACAGATACTAGACGCGTCGCCTCGCGTGGCTGTTTTAAGCGCTCGCGTGGTCGTCGGGGATGCCGAATCGACGGACGAAACCTGCGAGCGCATGCGCGTGAGTCCGCTCGGGTCGCATGGGCTGCCGGGGCCCGCGCTGATCGGCTTCATGGCGGGTGCGAGCGTATTCCGCACAAGCGTCTACCGCGAAATGGGCGGATATGAGCCGAAGCTTTTCATTGGCGGCGAAGAGTCGCTTCTAGCACTCGATATTCTGAGCAGCGGCCATGCGCTCGTCTATGCCGATGAGCTCGTGCTGCATCACCATCCATCGGAAATACGCGACAGTGCGCTGCGCAGGCGTCTTCTTGCGCGGAATGAGGCATGGGTCGCATGGTTGCGCCTGCCGCTTGCCGAAGCGCTGCGTTCAAGTCTGAATGCCTTCTTCATCATGCGACGTGAACGCACGCTCTTACGCGACTCGCTTGCAATGTTGCGCGGTTTGCCGTGGGCGTTGTCGAAACGGCGCGTGGTTGCACGCAGCGTCCTGCTGATGCGCGCAGTCGTCCGCGATGACGACCGGCGCCGCTCATCCACTGCCAGCGCGATATAG